Part of the Methanococcus maripaludis genome is shown below.
GAAGAAATAAATTCATTAAAAAGTGATGCGATAAGTTTTGATTCAATTACTGACGTTGGACAGGTGGTCGAAAACGTGTCAAGAAAAGCAATTATGGGAAACGTTAGCACATTTACTCTTGAAAATGGAACTCCCGAATCTATTGAACGAATGAGTCGAGCTTGCATTAAATATGGGGTTGATATTTTATCTCCTGCATGTGGGATTGGTGTTAGAACAAAGTTGGAAAATATTCAAGCAATGGTTAATGTCTGCAAAAATTCCAAAAGGGGAGAATAATGGCAATAATGGATATAACTAACGATAAAAATAAATTTGAATTCAAAGAGGGGGAATTTATTTTTAAAATTCTTCAAGAAAATGGAATTAAAATAGAGGTTCCCTGTGGAGGGGTTGGAACTTGCGGAAAATGTAAGGTAAGGGTTGTTAGTGGGGAAATCACGCAATTATCTTCTGAAGAGCTTGAACATTTGTCAAAAGATGAAATTGATGGGGGAATCCGCCTTAGTTGCCTCACAAAAGCATTAGGAAATGTAAAAATTGAATTATTAAATTTGGACGAAAATCACAAGATTTTAACTGACGGATACATGCCAAACTTAAAAATTAATCCTCCAATCACTAAGAAAATTATTAATTTATCTGAATGCGGAGTAAATAAAAATAATTATGAAGAAATTGTTAATTCTGAGTTAAATGCGGGTAAAATACAGGATATTGAAACTTTAAAAGCCCTGCAGAAATCATTTAAAACTGGAAATCTGACTTCGATTTTTTTAAATGGTGAATTAATCGGGATCGAACCAGAAATAAATGAAAAAATATATGGGGTTGCTGTTGATATTGGAACTACAACAGTTGTAGCATCTTTAATCGATGTTTTAGCCGGAATAGAAATTGCATCTGAAACTATGATAAATCCTCAAAAAGAATATGGGTCAGATGTACTTTCAAGGATTGATTTTGCAAACAAAAATGAAAATGGACTCGAATTATTACACAATGCAATAATTGATGGGATAAACAGACTTATTTTTGATTTGGCTAGTAATAATAAAATTGCTGTTGAAAATATCTATGAAGTTTCAATTGCTGCGAATACAACAATGATGCACTTTTTACTGAACATTGATGCGGAGTCAATTGGAAAATCTCCCTATTTGCCAGTATTTTTATCTGGAAAAAGTATCCCTTCAAAAGATATTGGGATAAATGTTTCTCCGTTTGGTAGAATTTACTGTTTACCCGGAGTTTCGGGGTATATCGGAGCAGATATTGTTGCAGGAGTTATCGTTTCTGAACTTTTAAAAACTGAAAAAAATATTCTTTTTATTGATATTGGTACAAATGGGGAGATAATATTTTCAAAGGCAGGCATTCTTTCGTCGTGTTCCTGTGCTGCAGGTCCTGCGCTTGAAGGAATGAATATAAGCTACGGAATGAGGGCGGCAGACGGCGCAATCGAAGGAATTAAATTTGCTGAAAACGGGGTTGAATTAAAAGTTATTGGAAATAAAGATCCGGTTGGAATTTGTGGTAGCGGAATACTTGATTCAATATCTGAAATAGTTAGAACAGGTCTTGTTGGTAAAACTGGCAGGTTAATTAATTCAAATGGTTCAGATAATGAATATAAAAATTTAATAATAGAAAAAAACTCAAAAAAATTCGTACAGATTTCAAAAAATCCTGAAATACTGGTTTCACAAAAAGATATAAGGCAGGTTCAGCTGGCAAAAGCAGCAATTGTTTCGGGATTTTTAGCACTTCTGGATGAAAATAATTTGACAATGGGAGAAATTGACGAAGTAATAATTGCAGGACAGTTTGGAAAACATTTAACTGTTGAAAGCCTCGTTGGAAGTGGAATAATTCCAGAAAAATTGGGTAAAAAAGTGAAATATATCGGAAATTCTTCCAAAACTGGTGCTTTAATGTGCCTACTTTCAAAAGAATCACGGGAGGAAATGGAGTCAGTTTCTAGAGATATAAAATATTTTGAACTCTCTACAAAAGAAAACTATGAAAAATTGTTTGTTGATTCTTTAAATTTTTAAAAATCAGTAATTAAAATAATAATTTATTAATTTTGTATTAAAAGCGTTTACAATATATTATTCTTTTATTTCCCAAATTGTATTTTTTGGAATTTTATAAATTGATTTTTTGATGCAGTTATGCCCGATAATCTTTGTTTTTGTGTTTTCACGGATTATTTCATAAATTGCTTTTCCATATGTTTCAGAATTGCAATTTATTGGATTAAATTCATACATTCCTTCATTTTCGAGTGAAACAGACGTTTTTCCACAAACGTGAATAATACAGTTTTTTTCGTTGGATTTTACTTTTTCGATAATGTTTTTAGCAATTTTTCCGCTGTATTCCCTAAAGATTTTTGGACCAACTATATCAATGCTTCCTGCTGGATCTCCAAAAGAAATAATTTTAGCACCATTTTCAATTCCCGATAGGATATATTTTACAATTTCATCTTCTAAAAAATTTAAGAAATTATTCATTCTTTCGGGGTTTTTCCTAAGTTCTTTGTAAAAAATTCTAGACTCCATTAATGAGGAAATTATTGTAATTGGCCCTTCAACTGCAAGAATTGGGATTTCACCCGACTCTTTTAATGCATGGACTGCATCAAGAACTATTTTAATTCGGCCAGAAGTTAAATCAATCGGTTTTATGGTTTCTAACTCATCTAAATTTTTAAAAGCATATTCTTTAGCTCTTGGGCCATATTTTTCATCGCCCATATTAATTTTTGCACCAAATGATTCTGCTTCAACAGTCATGCAGAATGGAACTCTACAAAAGAGGTCTTTTTTGTGTTCTTTCATTATTTTTGAAAATTCCACCATATCTGAAAGATTTTCATGTACATTTGGAAATTTTAAATTGTTTGATTCAGTTAATTCTTTTGGAATCTTTTCTAAATTGTCGCTGATGCATGAAAATGTTTTTTTCATAAATTCCACCATGTTTAAATTGATTTTTAAATTTTAAAAAAGAAAAAAGAAAAAATTTAATGGACTTAAAGTCCTTGTTCTTCTGAGAAATAAACACAGATTGTTGCAATAACCATTCCAACGGCAAGTAATAACCATGCCATCTGGTATCCTGCACTGGTAAATCCCCCTAATGCATTAAGCCCGTAGCTTGCGATTACTAAACCACAAACTTGTTGGAGCACTGCACCACCAAAGAATGGGAAGAAGTTGAGGATTGATGTAGATGTTCCAGCTATCGAAATAGGGAATAGGGATTTTACCTGTCCGTAGCATACAACGAAGAATCCTGCGAAGAATCCGAATAATACGTATAGGATTTTATAGAATAATGGATTGTCCATTCCGTTAAAGAACCAGACTGCAAACCATAATAATGTGTACATTATTGTACCGATAATTAATGTCTTTTTTCTTGATTTTAAAACTTTATCTGCGATGTATCCTGAAACAGGGCATCCTAAGATCAAACCGATCCCGATAAACGTTAAAAGACCTGCATATGTTGCTTTGTCCCAGCCTAAAATGTCTTTGAAGTATGGGCCTGCCCAAAGTCCTTGGTATGCCATTAATGATCCGTAGTAGAAGAAAAACCATATTGACAAAGGCCAGAATGATTTTTTACCTAAAACCATTTTAATAGAATCCATAATTGATATGTTTTCCGCAGTTTTTGCCGATGTTGAAACAGCTTCGCCATTTTCATAAGCTTCAATATCTTCAATATTTGGAAGACCCATTTCTGATGGCTTATCTCTAATAACAATGTATGAAAGAATTGCAAGAGCAATTGATACTACACCAAGCCCCATGAATACTGTCTGCCAACCTAATGCCGTGTTAAGGTAAGCAAGTGGAGCTGCTGCGGATAATGCCCCAACGTTTCCAACTGCGAGCATTATACCACTTTGGGTAGCAAATTCGTTTTTTCTAAACCAGATTGAAAGCATTTTCATTATCGGAATGTATACTGCAGCTACACCGATACCGATTAAAAGCCTTCCCATTATAACCATGTTAAAATCAGTTGCAATACCTGTAAGGATTGCACCTGCTGCTGCAACAAGTGTAAAAACAGCAACGACCCTTCGAGGTCCGAATTTATCAGACATTATCCCTGAAGGAATCTGCATTAGTGCGTATGCATAAAAATAAACTGATCCGAGTAGACCCATTGAAGTAGCACCTACTCCAAACGTTGTCATAAGATCTCCAGCCATAACTGCTGGCGATACTCTGTGGAAGTACACAAAGAAGTAAACTAACGCAAGAACTGCAAAGATTACCCATCTATACTTCATCATTTTGCCGATGTTGTCTTTGGATAACATTTATGACCTCAAGAATATTTATTTTAAATTTTTTTGGTATCTTAAAATCTAAGACCTCCATTGGACTATTTAATTACGAATATATATTGATAACGGTATTAAATTTTAGTAGTTATTTTACAACTAATAGATATTCTAATAGATATTAAGTACTATAAAAAATGAAAAAGAATTTAAATAATACCTTAGAAGATAGGTTAAACTATAAAAATCGGTGAAATTTTGGACGAATTAAAAAGCATCAAAAAGCTCGATGAAGTCTATTCGAAAAGAAAAGATGAGTTATATCGAGAAAAAAACGAAGGAAAGAAAGTATTTGGTAGATTTTGTGTATTTGTTCCAACCGAAATTATATGTGCGGCAGATGCAATTCCGGTTGGACTCTGTGGTGGAAAGGAATCTACTATTCCTTCAGCAGAAGAAGATCTGCCAAGAAACATTTGTCCACTGATTAAATCTTCATATGGTTTCAAAAAAGATAAAAAATGCCCTTATTTTGAGGCTGCAGACGTTATTGTTGGAGAAACTACGTGTGATGGAAAGAAAAAAATGTTTGAACACATGGCAGAAATGTCAGAAATGCATATTATGCATCTTCCACACTTTAAAGACGAAAGATCGTATGAATTATGGCTTAAAGAAGTTTACGATTTCAAAGATTACGTAGAAAAGTTTACTGGAAATGAAATTACCGAAGAGAAATTAAAAGAAGCAATTGATGAAGAAAACGAAGAAAGGAAGTTATCACACAAACTCTATGAATTAAGGTCTAAAATTCCATCTCCAATAACTGGAACTGATGCACTAAAAATATTTCAAAGGTCATTTTTATTAAATATAAACGATAGGATCGCAATTTTAAAAGAATTAATATCCGAACTCGAAGAACGGATTAAAAATGGCGAAGGCTACTCTGGAAAAAGAATACTGGTTGCAGGATGCCCGATGGTTGCAGGAAATACTAAAATTGTAGATATTATCGAAGAAGTTGGTGGACTTGTAGTTGGCGAAGAAACCTGTACTGGAACCAGAAAATTTGATAATTTGGTTAACGGTTATACCATTGATGACCTTGCAGAACGGTACTTTAAAATCAACTGTGCATCAGCATTTAAAAATGACAGCAGAATTGAAAGAATAAAAGAACTTGTAAAAGAACAGAATGCTGACGGAGTTGTTTACTATACTCTTCAATACTGCCATACCTTTAATGTTGAAGGCGCATTAATTGAAAAAGAACTCAAAAATTTAGGAATTCCAATTATTAGAATTGAAACGGACTATTCAGAAAGTGATAAAGAGCAAATAAAAACGAGACTCGAAGCGTTTGTTGAAATGATTTAATTTTTTTAATTATTTTTTTAAAATATATTTTATTTTTTTTACAAAAGTGATTCTTTTGCCAGTTTATCCGCAATTTCGTTATTTTTATCGCCGGAATGCGCCTTAACTTTTACAAATTCAATATTTAACTTTTTTAGATAATTTTTACATTTTTCTTTATATTCGGTGGTTCCTTCCTTGTTGGTTTTCCATTCGCCAGTACACCACTTTTCAATTCCGAGATAATCGTGGTATATTATTAAATTTTTTACATTTTTAGAAACTGCATATTCCATTGCAAGTTCTGAAGCTAAAATTTCGCCAGCAACGTTTCTCATTTTCGATAACTCCTTATTATTTCCCTTAGCTTTAATTTCTTTTTCAATTCCGTTGAATATTGTTAGAACTCCTGCCCCATATTCTTTATTTTTTAAATTAAAACTTCCATCAACCCATGCATACATTACATCTTTTTCAAATTCGTTTGACTGTATATTATTTTGTTTTTCTTCAGTTTTTTGATTTAAATATATTTCTGCATCTTTTTTAGATGTAAAACTTTTAAATTCAGCTCCAGAAAATCCTTTGACCTGATTTTCACATTCGCCCCATGTTTCAAATAGTCCTGTTTTTCGCCCTTTTCTAACAGCATAGATTTTAGACATTTTTTTCACGCAAATTTATTTTTAAAACAAATTATAAATATAAATTAAAGATAATTCCTATATTAAATTATAATTTCAAAAGATTTTTATAAACTCTTGAACGAAATATATTATTCGTAAAATGAGGCGATATTTTGATATTCACTCCATTTAAATCGTATTTAATGGCATTTATATTCTTTTTATCTGCAATACTGCTTGGAATATTTTTAAAATCACAAATGGGGGAATTAAATATTATTTACATGATTTTAAAAGATTTAGGGATTGTATTTTTAGTAATTGGAATTATACTTCAAATAAAACTTAAAAAATCTAAAAAATAATTTATTTTAATTTAAATGGTATAACATGATAGAAAACGTCAAAATAATCCGTAAAAAAATCAAAAACATGTATCTGGTTGTAAATCCCGATTGTTCGATTGTTTTAAAGGTACCACCACACGTTTCTGATGAGTATATCCATTCATTTATCAAGAAAAAGGAAAACTGGATAAAAAAGCATCTTGATAATTTTGAATCGTTGAATACAAACTCGGCTGAAAAAAGGTACGTTGACGGGGAAATATTCAAGTATCTTGGGGAGAATTACGTTTTAAAAATTCACCTTTCAAAAAAAGAAGGCTTGGAAATTTTGGACGGTTATTTTAATCTTCATATTTCAGAAATAGATGATTTTGAAAAAAAGAAAAAAATAATTCAAAAATTTTACCGAAAACATGCAGAAATTGAACTTTTTGAAATTTTTAAAAATAGTTATATGGTAGTTACAAAAAATATACCGGATTTTGCCGTTAGAAAGATGAAAAAACGATGGGGTTCTTGTAGTTTTCATAAAAATAAAATTATATTAAATGAAAGATTAATCGAAAAACCAAAAGAATGTATTGAATATGTCGTGTTTCATGAACTTGCTCACTTAAAATATCCAAACCACAGCAAGGAATTTTATAATTATTTAACCGAATTAATGCCTGATTGGAAAAATAGGAAGATTAAATTAAATGAAATTTGCTAAAATTTTTTATTTTATTAAAATATGTTTTTATCAATTGCAATTTTTAAAAATATCTGCCTTAAATGTGGAAGAACGTCTAGTGCCGGAACTAAATAACAGTCTGCTTTTTCAAAGCCATTTTCTACGTTATGGGGTTTTTTAATATTATCTAATGTATATCTCAAAAAACCTTCATTGTTTCTCCATATTGTAAATACTAGGTAGTTTTTTTCAATTGGGTGGACAAACTCCCGATGTTTATATTTCCTAACGATGTTTAATGCAAGTTTTTCGGGACCGCTAACTTCCAGTTTTGAAAGTTCTTTTTCAAATACTTGCGACATAAACATAGTTTCAAAACCAAGTTCCATTACATCCCGCGGGCTAATATTTTCAAAACCTTTCTTTTCAGCTTTTTCATACTTTAAAAGATATCTAAGTAACGATGTATGCGCATTGTCAGTAAATACTGAAAATCCAAGTTCAAATATATTATCCATAAATTTTCACCGCCCTATTATGATTATGTTATTTACCGGTCGCCCGGCCGGTTTTTTTTTATATAAAAAATTAATTCTTTATAAGTTCCCAAAAAGAACTAATTACCAGTCTAGATTTATCTTCAAATTTTTGGTTGGTATAATATGAAACTAGGTGTATGCCTTCAAATATTGAGCAAAAATGGAATGCAACGGAATATGGATCTAATTCTTTTTTAACTTCTCCTGTTTCCTGTGCCAAGATTATTTTGTTAACCAATGTATCTATTGCGTTTTTATATATATTATTATTGAATTCCCAAATTTCGGGGAATTTTTTGATTGCATCGGAAACCGGTCCGAAGTATGCGGTTTTTTCACAATCTTTATTGTAGTTATTGATGTATTTGGTCCTTATTATAATTGCCTGTTCTATGGCTTCAAAAATAGCGTTTTCAAAGCGGGTTTCATTTTCAATACTCGATATGACGGCTTTTCCATTTTCTTCGAGTATCGAGATCATTGTTTCTATATAAAGGTCCTCTTTTCTTTCGAAATGGTGGTAAATGCCCCCTTTTGAAATATTGCAGGCTCTTGCAATTTCTGAAAGGGATGTTTCACTATAACCTTTTTCAAGAAACAATTCTTTTGATTTTTTTAAGATCAAATTTCGTGTCATATTTTTGTTCCAAGTTTTATCGGGGCCACTAATCAAAAATTTTTAAATTAAATTTAAAGTCTTATTATTAATTCAAATTTACTTTTAATTTTTCAATTATGCCATATTATTTTATCTTTTAACTATTATGTTGTTGTTTTGGGATCATTTATACAAAACTATATATTTAAGTTCGATCTAGTTATGCTGGGAACGGGATATAATGGTGCTCACACCGTGCATTTTTGATCAAATTGATCAAAATTTAGATCTAGATTGTTATTTTAGATCTAAATCTTAATCAATGATCATTTTAACAATGTTGGAGTTTTTATTTTTAAAATGTTTTCAAGAGTTATTTTATGGTTATT
Proteins encoded:
- a CDS encoding ASKHA domain-containing protein encodes the protein MAIMDITNDKNKFEFKEGEFIFKILQENGIKIEVPCGGVGTCGKCKVRVVSGEITQLSSEELEHLSKDEIDGGIRLSCLTKALGNVKIELLNLDENHKILTDGYMPNLKINPPITKKIINLSECGVNKNNYEEIVNSELNAGKIQDIETLKALQKSFKTGNLTSIFLNGELIGIEPEINEKIYGVAVDIGTTTVVASLIDVLAGIEIASETMINPQKEYGSDVLSRIDFANKNENGLELLHNAIIDGINRLIFDLASNNKIAVENIYEVSIAANTTMMHFLLNIDAESIGKSPYLPVFLSGKSIPSKDIGINVSPFGRIYCLPGVSGYIGADIVAGVIVSELLKTEKNILFIDIGTNGEIIFSKAGILSSCSCAAGPALEGMNISYGMRAADGAIEGIKFAENGVELKVIGNKDPVGICGSGILDSISEIVRTGLVGKTGRLINSNGSDNEYKNLIIEKNSKKFVQISKNPEILVSQKDIRQVQLAKAAIVSGFLALLDENNLTMGEIDEVIIAGQFGKHLTVESLVGSGIIPEKLGKKVKYIGNSSKTGALMCLLSKESREEMESVSRDIKYFELSTKENYEKLFVDSLNF
- a CDS encoding uroporphyrinogen decarboxylase family protein, whose product is MKKTFSCISDNLEKIPKELTESNNLKFPNVHENLSDMVEFSKIMKEHKKDLFCRVPFCMTVEAESFGAKINMGDEKYGPRAKEYAFKNLDELETIKPIDLTSGRIKIVLDAVHALKESGEIPILAVEGPITIISSLMESRIFYKELRKNPERMNNFLNFLEDEIVKYILSGIENGAKIISFGDPAGSIDIVGPKIFREYSGKIAKNIIEKVKSNEKNCIIHVCGKTSVSLENEGMYEFNPINCNSETYGKAIYEIIRENTKTKIIGHNCIKKSIYKIPKNTIWEIKE
- a CDS encoding MFS transporter, yielding MLSKDNIGKMMKYRWVIFAVLALVYFFVYFHRVSPAVMAGDLMTTFGVGATSMGLLGSVYFYAYALMQIPSGIMSDKFGPRRVVAVFTLVAAAGAILTGIATDFNMVIMGRLLIGIGVAAVYIPIMKMLSIWFRKNEFATQSGIMLAVGNVGALSAAAPLAYLNTALGWQTVFMGLGVVSIALAILSYIVIRDKPSEMGLPNIEDIEAYENGEAVSTSAKTAENISIMDSIKMVLGKKSFWPLSIWFFFYYGSLMAYQGLWAGPYFKDILGWDKATYAGLLTFIGIGLILGCPVSGYIADKVLKSRKKTLIIGTIMYTLLWFAVWFFNGMDNPLFYKILYVLFGFFAGFFVVCYGQVKSLFPISIAGTSTSILNFFPFFGGAVLQQVCGLVIASYGLNALGGFTSAGYQMAWLLLAVGMVIATICVYFSEEQGL
- a CDS encoding double-cubane-cluster-containing anaerobic reductase; the encoded protein is MDELKSIKKLDEVYSKRKDELYREKNEGKKVFGRFCVFVPTEIICAADAIPVGLCGGKESTIPSAEEDLPRNICPLIKSSYGFKKDKKCPYFEAADVIVGETTCDGKKKMFEHMAEMSEMHIMHLPHFKDERSYELWLKEVYDFKDYVEKFTGNEITEEKLKEAIDEENEERKLSHKLYELRSKIPSPITGTDALKIFQRSFLLNINDRIAILKELISELEERIKNGEGYSGKRILVAGCPMVAGNTKIVDIIEEVGGLVVGEETCTGTRKFDNLVNGYTIDDLAERYFKINCASAFKNDSRIERIKELVKEQNADGVVYYTLQYCHTFNVEGALIEKELKNLGIPIIRIETDYSESDKEQIKTRLEAFVEMI
- a CDS encoding viroplasmin family protein, with the protein product MSKIYAVRKGRKTGLFETWGECENQVKGFSGAEFKSFTSKKDAEIYLNQKTEEKQNNIQSNEFEKDVMYAWVDGSFNLKNKEYGAGVLTIFNGIEKEIKAKGNNKELSKMRNVAGEILASELAMEYAVSKNVKNLIIYHDYLGIEKWCTGEWKTNKEGTTEYKEKCKNYLKKLNIEFVKVKAHSGDKNNEIADKLAKESLL
- a CDS encoding M48 family metallopeptidase gives rise to the protein MIENVKIIRKKIKNMYLVVNPDCSIVLKVPPHVSDEYIHSFIKKKENWIKKHLDNFESLNTNSAEKRYVDGEIFKYLGENYVLKIHLSKKEGLEILDGYFNLHISEIDDFEKKKKIIQKFYRKHAEIELFEIFKNSYMVVTKNIPDFAVRKMKKRWGSCSFHKNKIILNERLIEKPKECIEYVVFHELAHLKYPNHSKEFYNYLTELMPDWKNRKIKLNEIC
- a CDS encoding TetR/AcrR family transcriptional regulator; translated protein: MTRNLILKKSKELFLEKGYSETSLSEIARACNISKGGIYHHFERKEDLYIETMISILEENGKAVISSIENETRFENAIFEAIEQAIIIRTKYINNYNKDCEKTAYFGPVSDAIKKFPEIWEFNNNIYKNAIDTLVNKIILAQETGEVKKELDPYSVAFHFCSIFEGIHLVSYYTNQKFEDKSRLVISSFWELIKN